From a single Anaerolineaceae bacterium oral taxon 439 genomic region:
- a CDS encoding 2-isopropylmalate synthase, protein MSEKIIIFDTTLRDGEQCPGASMTSEEKMEIAHALARLRVDVIEAGFPIASPDDLAAVRRIANEVGVSRNGSYAPAICGLARCARKDIDAAWEAVRGADRPRIHVFIASSPIHMKYKLRMEPAEVISRAREMVAYAHSLCSDIEFSPEDASRSEPEFLYELLGAAIEAGATTLNIPDTVGYATPHEYGELIRKIREHTKGIEKCILSTHCHDDLGLAVATTLAGCENGARQIEVTINGIGERAGNASLEEVVMAIRTRESYYGLRTDIDTRHLARVSQMVSNFTGFPIAPNKAIVGRNAFAHESGIHQDGMLKNALTYEIMKPEDVGVRQTNLVLGKHSGRHALANRMAEIGYNLTEAELDVLFVKFKDLADKKKHISDWDLEALVSSDIRQLNPYYQLDGLQISCGTIGMPTASVRLICPDGETRTVAEIGTGPIDAAYKAIDAIVQVENTLKEFMIHAVTEGIDAVGEVTVRIENAVPSAEVHPQSDGAKTLLISGYGANNDIVVAAVKAYLSALNKLIEMTAKKDKG, encoded by the coding sequence ATGTCGGAAAAGATTATCATATTTGATACGACGTTACGTGACGGAGAGCAGTGCCCCGGGGCGTCGATGACGTCCGAAGAGAAAATGGAGATCGCGCACGCGCTCGCGCGGCTCAGGGTCGACGTGATCGAGGCTGGGTTCCCGATCGCGTCCCCCGACGATTTAGCGGCGGTCCGGCGGATCGCGAACGAGGTCGGGGTCTCTCGAAACGGTTCGTACGCGCCGGCGATCTGCGGCCTGGCGCGCTGCGCGAGGAAGGATATCGACGCGGCCTGGGAAGCGGTTCGCGGGGCTGACCGTCCGCGAATCCACGTTTTTATCGCTTCGTCCCCGATTCATATGAAATATAAGCTGCGGATGGAGCCGGCCGAGGTCATTTCCCGGGCCCGGGAGATGGTCGCATATGCGCATAGCTTGTGCTCCGATATCGAGTTTTCGCCCGAGGACGCGAGCCGTTCCGAGCCGGAATTCTTATATGAGCTGTTGGGGGCGGCGATCGAGGCCGGCGCGACGACGCTGAATATCCCGGACACGGTCGGATACGCGACGCCGCACGAATACGGCGAGCTTATCCGCAAGATCCGCGAGCATACGAAGGGGATCGAGAAGTGTATCCTGTCGACCCATTGTCACGACGATCTGGGCCTGGCTGTGGCGACGACGCTGGCCGGCTGTGAAAACGGGGCGCGGCAGATCGAGGTCACGATCAACGGGATCGGCGAGCGGGCGGGGAACGCTTCGCTGGAAGAGGTCGTCATGGCGATTCGGACGCGCGAGTCGTATTATGGGCTGCGGACCGATATCGACACGCGGCATCTGGCGCGCGTTTCGCAGATGGTTTCGAATTTTACCGGCTTCCCGATCGCGCCGAATAAAGCGATTGTCGGGCGGAACGCCTTTGCGCATGAATCCGGGATTCATCAGGACGGCATGCTCAAAAACGCGCTGACGTACGAGATCATGAAGCCGGAAGACGTCGGCGTCCGCCAGACGAACCTCGTTCTGGGAAAGCATTCGGGCCGGCACGCGTTGGCGAACCGAATGGCGGAGATTGGGTACAACCTGACCGAAGCAGAGCTCGACGTCCTCTTCGTGAAATTTAAGGATTTAGCGGATAAGAAGAAGCATATATCCGACTGGGACCTCGAAGCGCTCGTCTCGTCGGATATCCGACAGCTGAATCCCTATTATCAGTTGGACGGGCTGCAGATTTCCTGCGGAACGATCGGGATGCCGACCGCGTCGGTTCGCCTGATTTGTCCGGATGGGGAGACGCGGACGGTCGCCGAAATTGGAACGGGTCCAATTGATGCCGCGTATAAGGCGATCGACGCGATCGTTCAGGTCGAAAACACGCTGAAGGAGTTCATGATTCACGCGGTTACGGAAGGAATTGACGCGGTCGGAGAGGTGACCGTTCGGATCGAGAACGCCGTCCCCTCCGCCGAGGTGCATCCGCAGAGCGACGGGGCGAAGACGCTCCTGATCAGCGGGTATGGAGCGAATAACGATATTGTCGTGGCCGCGGTCAAAGCGTATTTATCAGCGCTGAATAAGCTTATCGAGATGACGGCGAAGAAGGACAAGGGGTAA
- a CDS encoding 3-isopropylmalate dehydratase large subunit gives MGGATLFDKIWNAHVVLQETGAPPVLYIDLHLTHEVTSPQAFQELRWRGLKIWNPDRNKATTDHCNPTRLGPDGSEHGALIYADEQAKSQILQQEANCAEFGIDLCGLDHPSRGVIHVFGPDLGLTQPGMTIVCGDSHTATHGAFGAVAFGIGTSEVGHVMATQCLLQRKPKTMKIAYQGTLPEGVSAKDLALFTIAAIGVNGGTGYAIEFCGEAVRTLSMEGRMTLCNMAIEAGARTGMVSPDETTFAYLKGRLYAPAGEAWERAVAEWRKLPSDPDAEYDRVVEISLAEIAPMVTYGINPAMAIRVDGKIPDSAAAAAPGAKDEAAFRKALTYMGVEAGRGLGDYPVDSVFIGSCTNGRLEDLRAAAEILRGRKVAAGVDTIVVPGSGAVKRAAEALGLDRIFTDAGAEWREPGCSLCLAMNGDFVASGKRCVSTSNRNFEGRQGPGARTILASPATAAASAVCGHVADPRALMGGKS, from the coding sequence ATGGGTGGGGCAACGTTATTTGATAAGATCTGGAACGCGCATGTCGTTTTGCAGGAGACGGGCGCGCCGCCGGTCCTGTATATCGATCTGCACCTGACGCACGAGGTCACGTCGCCGCAGGCGTTTCAGGAGCTGCGCTGGCGCGGGCTGAAAATCTGGAACCCCGATCGAAATAAAGCGACGACGGATCACTGCAACCCGACGCGGCTTGGTCCCGACGGCAGCGAGCATGGCGCGCTGATCTACGCCGACGAGCAGGCGAAATCTCAGATCCTTCAGCAGGAGGCGAATTGCGCCGAGTTCGGGATCGACCTCTGCGGACTGGATCATCCATCCCGCGGCGTGATCCATGTTTTCGGACCGGATTTGGGGTTGACGCAGCCGGGAATGACGATCGTCTGCGGCGATTCGCATACGGCGACGCACGGCGCGTTCGGCGCGGTCGCGTTTGGGATCGGAACGAGCGAAGTCGGGCACGTGATGGCGACGCAATGCCTGTTGCAGCGGAAGCCGAAAACGATGAAGATCGCGTATCAGGGAACGCTTCCGGAAGGCGTCAGCGCGAAGGATTTGGCGCTGTTTACGATTGCGGCGATCGGGGTTAACGGCGGAACGGGGTACGCGATCGAGTTCTGCGGCGAAGCGGTCCGGACACTGTCGATGGAAGGGCGGATGACGCTCTGCAACATGGCGATCGAAGCGGGCGCGCGGACCGGGATGGTCTCGCCCGACGAAACGACGTTCGCGTACCTGAAGGGCCGGCTGTATGCGCCGGCGGGAGAAGCCTGGGAACGGGCGGTCGCCGAATGGCGGAAGCTTCCGAGCGATCCAGACGCGGAATATGACCGTGTTGTTGAGATTTCGTTGGCGGAGATCGCCCCGATGGTTACGTATGGGATCAATCCGGCGATGGCGATTCGAGTCGACGGGAAGATCCCGGATTCGGCCGCGGCGGCCGCGCCGGGAGCGAAGGACGAAGCCGCGTTCCGGAAAGCGCTGACGTATATGGGGGTTGAAGCCGGCCGGGGGCTTGGCGATTATCCGGTTGATTCCGTTTTTATCGGCTCGTGTACGAACGGGCGGCTGGAGGATTTGCGCGCCGCGGCGGAAATCCTGCGAGGGAGGAAGGTCGCGGCCGGAGTCGATACGATCGTTGTCCCGGGATCGGGCGCGGTCAAGCGCGCGGCCGAGGCGTTGGGGCTGGATCGGATTTTTACGGACGCCGGCGCGGAATGGCGCGAACCGGGATGCAGCTTGTGCCTGGCGATGAACGGGGATTTCGTCGCGAGCGGAAAGCGTTGCGTCAGTACGAGTAACCGCAATTTTGAAGGGCGTCAGGGACCGGGGGCACGGACGATTTTAGCCTCGCCGGCGACCGCCGCGGCTTCGGCGGTTTGCGGGCATGTCGCCGACCCGCGCGCGT